One Natrinema marinum genomic window carries:
- a CDS encoding Hsp20/alpha crystallin family protein: protein MSRRPGPFDGIDELLDRLNRQIETAAQSWETGIDNRSQLDLSMGGSKTSIDLADEGDEFVVAADVPGYESEDLELRLTGETLAISGNREHTEEVGGEAENYIRRERKTQSFSRQVRLPDPVDADAIRASVNNGVLTVRLPKLEPSEESRSIEIE, encoded by the coding sequence ATGTCACGACGACCAGGACCGTTCGACGGCATCGACGAACTGCTCGACCGACTGAACCGCCAGATCGAGACGGCGGCCCAGTCGTGGGAAACGGGAATAGACAACCGGAGCCAGCTCGACCTCTCGATGGGCGGCTCGAAGACGAGCATCGACCTCGCCGACGAGGGCGACGAGTTCGTCGTCGCCGCCGACGTGCCGGGCTACGAGAGCGAGGACCTCGAGTTGCGCCTCACCGGGGAAACGCTAGCCATCTCGGGCAACCGCGAGCACACCGAGGAGGTCGGCGGCGAGGCGGAGAACTACATTCGGCGCGAGCGAAAGACGCAGTCGTTCAGCCGGCAGGTCCGGCTGCCGGATCCGGTCGACGCCGACGCGATCCGCGCCAGCGTCAACAACGGCGTGCTGACGGTTCGCCTGCCGAAACTCGAGCCAAGCGAGGAGTCCCGTTCGATCGAGATCGAGTGA
- a CDS encoding ornithine cyclodeaminase family protein, with the protein MTDTLFLTSSDVADLATPAEYVDAVREGYRQRGNGAPAQPRSKFFREDPQGMLTTYAAVLPETGAMGGYMYSSGFGAVDAWFMTPLFDAESGAPLALLDGASMNPHKTGAAGAVAVDALARDDADTLAVIGSGAQARGQLHATATVRDFTDVRVYSPTPESRESFAADFDESLEASVRPVDSSTAALSGADVVITATRASEPVFDGDDLEPGTHVTAMGQYSPDKRELDAKTVANATYVPDLRERATFDAGSFIQALEEGAIDEDHVHAELGEVVAGNAPGRTSDDEITVFDSGGTGIETVAAAYLLYERAKAEGRGQTIEFAPASEALTGN; encoded by the coding sequence ATGACCGACACGCTGTTCCTGACCAGTTCGGATGTCGCTGACCTCGCAACACCGGCCGAGTACGTCGACGCCGTCCGCGAGGGCTATCGCCAGCGGGGCAACGGCGCACCGGCACAGCCGCGATCGAAGTTCTTCCGAGAGGACCCACAGGGGATGCTCACGACCTACGCCGCCGTGCTCCCCGAAACGGGCGCGATGGGTGGCTACATGTACAGCTCCGGGTTCGGTGCCGTCGACGCCTGGTTCATGACGCCGCTGTTCGACGCCGAGAGCGGCGCGCCGCTGGCCCTGCTCGACGGCGCGAGCATGAACCCGCACAAGACCGGCGCCGCCGGTGCCGTCGCCGTCGACGCCCTCGCGCGTGACGACGCCGACACCCTCGCGGTAATCGGCAGCGGCGCGCAAGCCCGGGGGCAGCTCCACGCGACCGCGACGGTCCGGGACTTCACTGACGTTCGCGTCTACTCGCCGACGCCCGAGAGCCGCGAGTCATTCGCTGCCGACTTCGACGAGTCGCTCGAGGCCTCCGTCCGACCCGTCGACTCGAGCACGGCCGCGCTCTCGGGCGCGGACGTGGTCATCACTGCGACACGGGCCAGCGAACCGGTCTTCGACGGCGACGATTTAGAGCCCGGCACCCACGTCACCGCGATGGGCCAGTACTCGCCGGATAAGCGCGAACTCGACGCGAAGACGGTTGCGAACGCGACCTACGTGCCCGACCTGCGCGAGCGGGCGACGTTCGACGCCGGCTCCTTCATACAGGCGCTCGAGGAGGGTGCGATCGACGAGGACCACGTCCACGCGGAGCTGGGCGAGGTCGTCGCCGGGAACGCACCCGGTCGGACGAGCGACGACGAGATCACGGTCTTCGACAGCGGCGGGACCGGGATCGAGACGGTCGCGGCGGCGTATCTGCTCTACGAGCGCGCGAAAGCGGAGGGTCGCGGCCAGACGATCGAGTTCGCGCCGGCCAGCGAGGCGCTGACCGGGAACTGA
- the hisC gene encoding histidinol-phosphate transaminase translates to MQPRDLSDHVAYEAGRGIEEVARELDRDPSEFVKLASNENPHGPSPAAAVAIRETAASVSSYPKAAHADLTSAVADRWEVSDDQVWLANGGDGAIDYLHRATVEPGDDALVPTPGFAYYGMSSRFHHGDVREYDLSRADDFAQTADGVLEVYDGERVVWITSPHNPTGSTMPLAEIERLAQETDEETLIVVDEAYGEFADRDSAVALIEGREGFAARDDVAVLRTFSKAYGLAGIRLGYAVVPEEWADAYARVNTPFAASELACRAGLAAIEDEEHVARTVETARDSREYMREHIDAHVWDSEGNFVLVAVGDATAVAEEMQDRGVIVRDCSSFGLPGCIRITCGTDEETERAVDALNAVLADLGLEPDVADPDTEVADT, encoded by the coding sequence ATGCAACCGCGCGACCTGTCCGACCACGTCGCCTACGAGGCGGGGCGAGGCATCGAGGAGGTCGCCCGCGAACTCGACCGGGATCCCTCCGAATTCGTCAAACTCGCCTCGAACGAGAACCCGCACGGACCCTCGCCGGCCGCCGCCGTGGCCATCCGGGAGACGGCCGCGAGCGTGAGTTCCTACCCGAAGGCCGCCCACGCCGATCTGACGAGCGCCGTCGCCGACCGCTGGGAGGTCAGCGACGACCAGGTCTGGCTGGCAAACGGCGGCGATGGAGCCATCGACTACCTTCACCGGGCGACCGTAGAGCCCGGCGACGACGCCCTCGTTCCGACGCCGGGCTTTGCCTACTACGGGATGAGTTCCCGGTTTCACCACGGCGACGTTCGCGAGTACGACCTCTCAAGAGCCGACGACTTCGCCCAGACCGCCGACGGCGTCCTCGAGGTCTACGACGGCGAGCGGGTGGTCTGGATCACCAGTCCGCACAACCCCACGGGCTCGACCATGCCGCTCGCGGAGATCGAGCGACTCGCCCAGGAAACCGACGAGGAAACCCTGATCGTCGTCGACGAGGCCTACGGCGAGTTCGCCGACCGCGACAGCGCCGTCGCCCTCATCGAGGGCCGCGAGGGGTTCGCGGCTCGCGACGACGTGGCCGTCTTACGGACGTTCTCGAAGGCATACGGGCTGGCCGGGATCCGGCTCGGCTACGCCGTCGTCCCCGAGGAGTGGGCCGACGCCTACGCCCGCGTGAACACGCCGTTCGCGGCGAGCGAACTCGCCTGCCGCGCGGGGCTGGCCGCGATCGAGGACGAGGAACACGTCGCGCGCACCGTCGAGACGGCCCGCGATTCTCGCGAGTACATGCGCGAGCACATCGACGCCCACGTCTGGGACAGCGAGGGGAACTTCGTCCTCGTCGCCGTCGGCGACGCGACGGCAGTCGCCGAGGAGATGCAAGACCGCGGCGTCATCGTTCGGGACTGCTCGAGCTTCGGCCTGCCGGGCTGTATCCGCATCACCTGCGGCACCGACGAGGAGACCGAGCGCGCGGTCGACGCGCTCAACGCCGTGCTCGCGGATCTCGGCCTCGAGCCCGACGTCGCAGACCCCGACACGGAGGTGGCCGACACGTGA
- the tpiA gene encoding triose-phosphate isomerase: protein MFVLVNLKTYPCDPVAVAEAVRDVDETTDVRLVVAPQAAHIERVAETGVETWAQHVDPIDHGSNTGHALAESVAEAGADGTLINHSERRLKLADIDGSVRAAERAGLETVVCANNPAQIGAAAALGPDAVAVEPPELIGTGTPVSQADPDIVEDAVAAAERVDPDVSVLCGAGISTGDDVVAAGDLGAEGVLLASGVAKADDPKAALEDLVDPL, encoded by the coding sequence ATGTTCGTCCTCGTTAACCTGAAGACTTATCCGTGCGATCCGGTCGCCGTCGCGGAAGCCGTCCGCGATGTCGACGAGACAACCGATGTCCGCCTCGTCGTCGCGCCGCAGGCGGCCCACATAGAGCGCGTCGCGGAGACGGGCGTCGAAACGTGGGCCCAGCACGTGGACCCGATCGACCACGGGAGCAACACCGGCCACGCGCTGGCCGAGTCCGTCGCCGAGGCGGGCGCCGACGGGACGCTGATCAATCACTCCGAGCGGCGGCTGAAGCTGGCCGACATCGACGGGTCGGTTCGGGCGGCCGAGCGAGCGGGCCTCGAGACGGTCGTCTGCGCGAACAATCCGGCCCAGATCGGCGCTGCGGCGGCGCTGGGACCGGACGCGGTCGCCGTCGAACCGCCCGAACTCATCGGCACCGGAACGCCGGTCAGTCAGGCCGACCCCGACATCGTCGAGGACGCGGTCGCGGCCGCCGAGCGCGTCGATCCCGATGTCTCGGTCCTCTGTGGCGCGGGCATCAGCACGGGCGACGACGTCGTCGCCGCGGGCGATCTCGGCGCCGAAGGCGTGTTGCTCGCAAGCGGCGTCGCGAAGGCCGACGACCCGAAAGCCGCCCTCGAGGACCTCGTCGACCCGCTCTGA
- a CDS encoding thiolase domain-containing protein — translation MRDAYLVGAGQSDYGAFPSESYRSLFRTAFDAATDSVPKGIDADDVDEAFVGNLGVGGRQLGLSGPAVTEHVGLDGVPTTRVENACAASGFAVRQAVQAVKSGMADVVLAGGFEIMSDMSSDATKYWLGVSGETEWERLSGTTFSGVYAQMASVHMEQYGTTREHLSQVAVKNHANGSKNPHAQLGFECSLEDAQSAPVVADPLNLYHCCPTSDGAACALIVSEDVVDDYTDDPIRVAGVGAGSDTVGLFQRDSYTGVPASQRAGEQAYEMADVTPDDLDFAEVHDCFAIAELLAYEDLGFCEKGEAGQFIDSGATEIGGDLPVNTSGGLKSKGHPIGATGAGQVVEAYKQLSGKAGERQVENPTRGLTHNVGGSGGAAVVHVFEKESEVRA, via the coding sequence ATGCGCGACGCATATCTCGTCGGTGCGGGACAATCCGACTACGGGGCTTTCCCCTCGGAGAGCTACCGGTCACTGTTCCGGACCGCATTCGACGCGGCGACCGACAGCGTACCGAAAGGGATCGACGCCGACGACGTCGACGAAGCGTTCGTCGGCAACCTCGGCGTCGGCGGCCGTCAGCTCGGCCTCTCCGGGCCGGCGGTGACCGAACACGTCGGCCTCGACGGCGTCCCGACGACGCGGGTCGAGAACGCCTGTGCGGCCAGCGGCTTCGCGGTTCGACAGGCCGTCCAAGCCGTCAAATCGGGGATGGCCGATGTCGTTCTCGCGGGCGGCTTCGAGATCATGTCCGACATGAGCTCGGACGCGACGAAGTACTGGCTCGGCGTCTCCGGCGAGACCGAGTGGGAGCGGCTCTCGGGCACCACCTTCTCCGGCGTCTACGCCCAGATGGCCAGCGTGCACATGGAACAATACGGCACGACGCGCGAGCATCTCTCGCAGGTCGCCGTCAAGAACCACGCGAACGGCTCGAAGAATCCCCACGCGCAGTTAGGATTCGAGTGCTCGCTCGAGGACGCCCAGTCCGCGCCGGTCGTCGCGGACCCGCTGAACCTCTATCACTGCTGTCCGACCTCCGACGGCGCGGCCTGCGCGCTGATCGTCAGCGAAGACGTGGTCGACGACTACACCGACGACCCGATTCGAGTCGCCGGCGTCGGCGCCGGCAGCGACACCGTCGGACTTTTCCAGCGTGACTCCTACACCGGTGTCCCCGCGAGCCAGCGGGCCGGCGAGCAGGCCTACGAGATGGCCGACGTGACCCCGGACGACCTGGACTTCGCGGAGGTCCACGATTGCTTCGCCATCGCCGAACTCCTGGCCTACGAGGATCTGGGCTTCTGTGAGAAAGGCGAGGCCGGACAGTTCATCGACTCCGGCGCGACCGAGATCGGCGGTGACCTCCCCGTCAACACCTCCGGCGGTCTCAAGTCCAAGGGCCACCCCATCGGCGCGACCGGCGCCGGACAGGTCGTCGAGGCGTACAAACAGCTCTCCGGCAAGGCCGGCGAGCGACAGGTCGAGAACCCCACACGCGGGCTGACCCACAACGTCGGCGGCAGCGGTGGTGCCGCCGTCGTCCACGTCTTCGAGAAGGAATCGGAGGTGAGAGCATGA
- a CDS encoding multiprotein bridging factor aMBF1 produces MVQCEMCGAETSSPKTIKVEGAKLDVCSNCTDFGTEVKQTSSSSTSTKYSTGSSSSSSSGSQSSGSGGGTSSSGGSSQRRRSDMFDDMEELATDYDDRVRNARESKGLSQSDLANELNEKASLIRKIERGDTLPSDRVQSKLENFLEIDLSAEGSSGDDSEWSGGSSTGSYTLGDVVKRKD; encoded by the coding sequence ATGGTTCAGTGCGAGATGTGTGGCGCCGAGACGTCGTCCCCGAAGACCATCAAAGTCGAGGGCGCCAAGCTCGACGTGTGTTCGAACTGCACCGACTTCGGCACAGAGGTCAAACAGACCTCGAGTTCGAGCACGTCGACGAAGTACTCGACCGGCTCGAGTTCCTCGTCCTCGAGCGGGAGCCAGTCCTCCGGTTCCGGCGGGGGCACTTCGAGTTCGGGCGGCTCGAGCCAGCGCCGTCGCTCCGACATGTTCGACGACATGGAGGAGTTGGCGACCGACTACGACGACCGAGTCCGCAACGCTCGCGAGAGCAAGGGGCTCAGTCAGTCGGATCTGGCGAACGAACTCAACGAGAAGGCGAGCCTCATTCGCAAGATCGAGCGCGGCGACACCCTCCCGAGCGACCGCGTCCAGTCCAAACTCGAGAACTTCCTCGAGATCGATCTGAGCGCGGAGGGAAGCTCCGGCGACGACTCCGAGTGGTCTGGGGGCTCCTCGACGGGGAGTTACACGCTCGGCGACGTCGTCAAGCGCAAGGACTGA
- a CDS encoding adenylate kinase family protein: protein MRVAVTGTPGTGKTTATDLLESRLADRAADAGGDGLPADFEVIHLNRVLEDEELYTDVDADRDSKIADLEALRERLAGRDDAVIESHLAHHVDADRVAVLRCRPDELEGRLRERGESEAKARENAESEALDVILSEAVEVHGLESVYEIDTTDRDPERVADALAAVATGERDPSAGEVDFVGYLT from the coding sequence GTGAGAGTCGCCGTCACCGGCACGCCCGGCACCGGGAAGACGACCGCGACGGACCTGCTCGAGTCCCGGTTGGCCGACCGAGCGGCCGACGCCGGCGGGGACGGTCTCCCGGCCGACTTCGAGGTGATCCACCTCAACCGCGTCCTCGAGGACGAGGAGCTCTACACCGACGTCGACGCCGACCGCGATAGTAAAATCGCCGACCTCGAGGCCCTGCGCGAGCGACTCGCCGGACGCGACGACGCGGTGATCGAATCGCACCTCGCCCACCACGTCGACGCCGACCGAGTCGCCGTGTTGCGGTGTCGGCCCGACGAACTCGAGGGACGGCTGCGCGAGCGCGGCGAGTCCGAGGCGAAAGCGAGGGAGAACGCCGAGAGCGAGGCGCTGGACGTGATCCTCTCGGAGGCCGTCGAGGTACACGGCCTCGAGTCGGTCTACGAGATCGACACGACCGACCGCGATCCCGAGCGCGTCGCCGACGCCCTCGCGGCGGTCGCGACGGGCGAGCGCGACCCGAGCGCCGGCGAGGTCGACTTCGTGGGGTACCTGACGTGA
- a CDS encoding J domain-containing protein, producing MAVVGDRRPGCDGCGRTVPVEDAATIRMPDGEAVVCCPDCAPHARVAAQKGGSLDQRRDACDGCTATVPVADLEDVVLDDGTVVTCCPSCAAEASGYSADDASATDATGSTATGGPGSTNGGDADEQTRCTQCRDRVSEELYRVTTIDERTERLCSDCKADADERGIVAAVAMRKRRAREILGVDADATDEQLRAAYYEQVKRAHPDRKSGSKSAFALVTDAYERLRDGD from the coding sequence ATGGCTGTCGTCGGCGATCGTCGGCCCGGTTGTGACGGGTGCGGCCGAACGGTTCCGGTCGAGGACGCGGCAACGATACGCATGCCGGACGGCGAAGCGGTCGTCTGCTGTCCGGACTGTGCACCACACGCCAGAGTGGCCGCCCAGAAAGGCGGCTCGCTCGACCAGCGCCGCGACGCGTGTGACGGCTGTACCGCGACCGTCCCCGTGGCCGACCTCGAGGACGTGGTGCTCGACGACGGGACGGTGGTGACCTGCTGTCCGTCGTGTGCGGCAGAAGCATCGGGATATAGCGCAGACGATGCGAGCGCTACGGACGCAACCGGCTCGACTGCAACCGGCGGTCCCGGCTCGACGAACGGCGGCGACGCAGACGAACAGACCCGCTGTACGCAGTGTCGCGATCGAGTGTCCGAGGAACTGTATCGCGTGACGACGATCGACGAGCGTACCGAACGACTCTGTTCGGACTGTAAGGCAGACGCCGACGAGCGGGGAATCGTCGCCGCGGTCGCCATGCGAAAGCGGCGGGCTCGCGAGATACTCGGCGTCGACGCGGACGCGACCGACGAGCAACTCCGCGCCGCATACTACGAACAGGTGAAACGCGCCCATCCGGACCGGAAAAGTGGCAGCAAATCGGCGTTCGCGCTTGTCACCGACGCCTACGAGCGACTTCGAGACGGCGACTGA
- a CDS encoding DUF3054 domain-containing protein — protein sequence MDTAVRTETRDGTVSRDRLVTATVDTALVVGLVLLGNVEHGGNPIADPLASLETVAPFAIGWIAVALLAGVYTREEFEPVGDYRLLAVTWIAAANVGLMLRASSLFEGGANWPFPLVITGFGLLALLGWRLGYALFQSATT from the coding sequence ATGGACACGGCAGTACGGACCGAGACGCGTGACGGCACCGTCAGCCGAGACCGGCTCGTGACCGCGACCGTCGACACCGCGCTCGTCGTCGGACTGGTCCTCCTCGGGAACGTCGAACACGGCGGGAATCCGATCGCCGACCCGCTGGCATCGCTCGAGACCGTCGCCCCCTTCGCGATCGGCTGGATCGCTGTCGCGTTGCTCGCGGGTGTCTACACCCGTGAAGAATTCGAACCGGTGGGCGACTATCGACTGCTGGCCGTCACCTGGATCGCGGCGGCGAACGTCGGCCTCATGCTTCGGGCGTCGTCACTGTTCGAGGGCGGTGCGAACTGGCCGTTTCCGCTCGTGATCACCGGCTTCGGACTGCTCGCCCTCCTCGGCTGGCGTCTGGGGTACGCGCTGTTCCAGTCGGCGACGACGTAA
- a CDS encoding toll/interleukin-1 receptor domain-containing protein, whose amino-acid sequence MTGEQVYVSHAPNDLSLVQDLFSTVKNFPFGVHIALEEVESGRSRKRLEGRLANSDVVVAVLTKSAVENTWINQEIGYAVAKGIPVLPLRDEGITHRGFVSDVEGVTIDRSNLSFTIFNLLCRLRSELAPLGALSVPNWYIRFPCTVPDCGHPVTLELEQGQTKLWKLHSHGKLLSASCEVCESTYYFHPGTIGFVRREDGPDRQSPSRSRS is encoded by the coding sequence ATGACCGGGGAACAGGTGTACGTATCGCACGCGCCCAACGATCTCTCGCTCGTTCAGGACCTGTTCTCGACGGTCAAGAACTTCCCCTTTGGCGTCCACATCGCGCTCGAGGAGGTCGAATCCGGCCGCTCGCGCAAGCGCCTTGAGGGACGACTCGCGAACAGTGACGTCGTCGTCGCGGTGCTGACGAAGTCGGCGGTCGAGAACACCTGGATCAACCAGGAGATCGGATACGCGGTGGCCAAAGGGATCCCCGTCCTCCCCTTGCGCGACGAGGGGATCACTCATCGCGGCTTCGTCAGCGACGTCGAGGGGGTGACGATCGATCGGAGCAATCTCTCCTTTACGATCTTTAACCTCCTCTGTCGGCTGCGAAGCGAACTCGCGCCGCTGGGTGCGCTGTCGGTGCCGAACTGGTACATCCGATTTCCCTGCACCGTTCCCGACTGCGGCCACCCTGTGACCCTCGAGCTCGAGCAGGGGCAGACGAAACTCTGGAAGCTCCACAGTCACGGAAAACTGCTCTCGGCGTCTTGTGAGGTCTGTGAGTCCACGTACTACTTCCATCCGGGGACGATCGGTTTCGTCCGCCGCGAGGACGGTCCCGACCGTCAGTCGCCGTCTCGAAGTCGCTCGTAG
- a CDS encoding zinc ribbon domain-containing protein, producing the protein MSAITGVGAYAPRFRISSEAFEEAWGQFHAAGVSEKAVPSADEDALTMAYEAATRALEASDTDPAAIDWLGFASSRPPEAEEDLTARLGAMLALSQSATRQTFTGSTRAGTRALWAGQDALEADATTALVVAADAPKGDPDDGIDHAAGAGAAAFVVERDGPAEIVDRAEYAAPYPGTRFRTTGEDETQGLGVTQYDRSAFTETIGGAVSGLEVDPEPEAAAIQAPDGKLPYRAAGAAGVGTDEIQAAATVHELGDLGAASVPVSLARALADGYESVLAVSQGSGAGADAFVVEADGEVPAATALEGDDPLSYAEYLRQRGVVTTGPPSGGGAYVSVPSWRRSIPQRYRLEAGRCSECGALAFPPEGACDDCGALADYEPVELAGEGTIEAVTTISQGGAPPEFAEQQAKSGDYAAAIVAFETDGGDETVSAPAMGTDADPADFAVGDRIETTIRRIYTQEGVTRYGFKIRPADE; encoded by the coding sequence ATGAGCGCGATCACCGGCGTCGGCGCGTACGCGCCGCGGTTCCGCATCAGCAGCGAGGCCTTCGAGGAGGCCTGGGGCCAGTTCCACGCCGCGGGCGTCAGCGAGAAGGCCGTCCCCTCGGCCGACGAGGACGCCCTGACGATGGCCTACGAGGCCGCGACGCGAGCGCTCGAGGCGAGCGACACCGATCCCGCGGCGATCGACTGGCTCGGCTTTGCCTCTTCGCGGCCGCCCGAAGCCGAAGAGGACCTGACCGCCCGGCTGGGCGCGATGCTCGCCCTCTCGCAATCGGCGACCAGACAGACCTTCACCGGCAGCACGCGGGCCGGGACGCGCGCGCTCTGGGCCGGCCAGGACGCGCTCGAGGCCGACGCGACGACCGCCCTCGTCGTCGCCGCCGACGCGCCGAAAGGCGACCCGGACGACGGGATCGACCACGCCGCCGGCGCGGGGGCCGCGGCGTTCGTCGTCGAGCGCGACGGCCCGGCCGAGATCGTCGACCGCGCGGAGTACGCCGCGCCCTACCCCGGGACGCGGTTCCGAACCACCGGCGAGGACGAGACCCAGGGACTCGGCGTCACCCAGTACGACCGCAGCGCGTTCACCGAGACGATCGGCGGCGCCGTCTCCGGACTCGAGGTTGACCCCGAGCCCGAAGCGGCCGCAATTCAGGCCCCCGACGGCAAACTCCCCTACCGCGCGGCGGGCGCGGCCGGCGTCGGCACCGACGAGATTCAGGCCGCGGCGACGGTCCACGAACTCGGTGATCTCGGCGCTGCGAGCGTTCCGGTCTCGCTCGCGCGGGCGCTGGCCGACGGCTACGAGTCCGTCCTCGCGGTCTCGCAGGGCAGCGGCGCGGGCGCGGACGCGTTCGTCGTCGAGGCCGACGGCGAGGTACCGGCCGCGACCGCCCTCGAGGGCGACGATCCGCTCTCCTACGCGGAGTACCTGCGCCAACGCGGCGTCGTGACCACTGGCCCACCGTCGGGCGGCGGCGCCTACGTCAGCGTCCCGTCCTGGCGGCGCTCGATCCCGCAGCGCTACCGGCTCGAGGCCGGTCGCTGTTCGGAGTGTGGCGCGCTCGCCTTCCCGCCCGAAGGAGCCTGTGACGACTGCGGCGCGCTCGCCGACTACGAGCCAGTCGAACTCGCGGGTGAGGGGACGATCGAGGCCGTCACGACCATCTCGCAGGGCGGCGCGCCGCCGGAGTTCGCCGAACAGCAGGCCAAGTCCGGCGACTACGCGGCCGCGATCGTCGCCTTCGAAACTGACGGCGGCGACGAGACCGTCAGCGCCCCGGCCATGGGGACCGATGCAGACCCCGCCGACTTCGCGGTCGGCGACCGGATCGAGACGACGATTCGCCGCATCTACACGCAGGAAGGCGTCACCCGGTACGGCTTCAAGATCCGGCCCGCGGACGAGTAG
- a CDS encoding DHH family phosphoesterase — protein sequence MSRADELVSVLEATESLAIVCHDNPDPDCLASALALEAVALDHDVDDVTIAYGGEISHQQNRAFVNMLDINLRTLSGTDIDEYDRISFVDHSRPGANTEAPASVTPDIVVDHHPGASSGAAFEDVRTEYGATATIFVEYLRDLGVEPTTRLASALLFALHRERLDFVRDPTRREYEAALSVYPDADLEILEQLYGSAFTPGTLDAIGRAIASRERRGSALVASVGKTSETDALPQAADYLLNLEGVDTVLAYGIIGDSIRLSGRSIDPRVNMGKTLESAFDGLGPVGGHHDMAGGRIELGLFADDDGDAEELLAFVGSRLSHRFFDALNLDD from the coding sequence ATGTCTCGCGCGGACGAGCTCGTGTCCGTCCTCGAGGCGACCGAGTCGCTGGCGATCGTCTGTCACGACAATCCGGACCCGGACTGTCTCGCCAGCGCGCTCGCGCTCGAGGCCGTCGCGCTCGACCATGACGTCGACGACGTGACGATTGCCTACGGCGGGGAGATCTCTCACCAGCAGAACCGCGCGTTCGTCAACATGCTCGACATCAATCTCCGGACGCTCTCGGGAACCGATATCGACGAGTACGACCGCATCAGCTTCGTCGATCACTCCAGGCCGGGCGCGAACACGGAGGCACCGGCGAGCGTCACCCCCGACATCGTCGTCGACCACCATCCCGGCGCCTCGAGCGGCGCGGCCTTCGAGGACGTGCGCACCGAGTACGGCGCGACGGCGACCATCTTCGTCGAGTACCTCCGCGATCTCGGGGTCGAGCCCACGACCCGGCTCGCCTCGGCGCTACTCTTTGCCCTCCACCGCGAGCGACTGGACTTCGTTCGTGATCCTACGCGCCGCGAGTACGAGGCCGCGCTGTCGGTCTACCCCGACGCGGATCTCGAGATTTTAGAACAGCTGTACGGCAGTGCGTTCACGCCGGGCACGCTCGACGCTATCGGGCGAGCGATCGCCAGCCGGGAGCGTCGCGGCTCGGCGCTGGTCGCGAGCGTCGGCAAGACCAGCGAGACCGACGCGCTGCCGCAGGCGGCGGACTACCTGCTCAATCTCGAGGGCGTCGATACCGTCCTGGCGTACGGTATCATCGGTGACTCGATCCGTCTGAGCGGCCGCTCGATCGACCCGCGGGTCAACATGGGGAAGACGCTCGAATCGGCGTTCGACGGGTTAGGTCCAGTGGGCGGCCACCACGACATGGCCGGCGGTCGGATCGAGCTCGGACTGTTCGCGGACGACGACGGCGACGCCGAGGAATTGCTCGCGTTCGTCGGGAGCCGGCTCTCTCACCGGTTTTTCGACGCGCTGAACCTCGACGACTGA
- a CDS encoding CDP-alcohol phosphatidyltransferase family protein, translating to MTLDKFRPYVSRFLDPFVTGFDRIGMTPNGVSVIAFGMAILAAGAFALGGLEDPMWYAVAAALVFLNGWLDIVDGALAREQEVASAGGDLLDHVLDRYADIVVIAGLAAGLENYLLGFAAVTGVVMTSYLGTQAQAVGLDRVYGGLVGRADRLAIIGIVGFLAYPVSGALLAGFTLVGWLLIFLAVVGHLTALQRFYYSWAALE from the coding sequence GTGACGCTCGACAAGTTCCGCCCCTACGTCTCGCGGTTTCTCGACCCGTTCGTCACGGGGTTCGACCGCATTGGAATGACGCCCAACGGCGTGAGCGTGATCGCGTTCGGGATGGCGATTCTGGCCGCGGGGGCGTTCGCGCTGGGCGGCCTCGAAGACCCGATGTGGTATGCCGTCGCCGCGGCGCTCGTCTTCCTCAACGGCTGGCTCGACATCGTCGATGGCGCGCTCGCGCGCGAACAGGAGGTCGCCTCGGCCGGCGGCGACCTGCTTGATCACGTTCTCGACCGCTACGCCGACATCGTGGTTATCGCCGGACTCGCCGCGGGCCTCGAGAACTACCTCCTCGGATTCGCCGCCGTAACCGGCGTCGTGATGACTTCCTATCTCGGCACGCAGGCCCAGGCGGTCGGCCTCGATCGAGTCTACGGCGGACTCGTCGGTCGGGCCGACCGCCTGGCGATTATCGGGATCGTCGGCTTCCTCGCGTATCCCGTCTCGGGAGCGCTCCTCGCCGGCTTCACGCTCGTGGGCTGGTTGCTCATCTTCCTCGCGGTCGTCGGTCATCTGACCGCGCTCCAGCGCTTTTACTACTCCTGGGCCGCGCTCGAGTGA